The following proteins are encoded in a genomic region of Tachysurus fulvidraco isolate hzauxx_2018 chromosome 22, HZAU_PFXX_2.0, whole genome shotgun sequence:
- the slc44a5a gene encoding choline transporter-like protein 5-A — translation MARNSPVPSAFYGEPQKFDPTFKGPVHNRSCTDVLCCLLFIVVILGYAALGIVAWTHGDPRKVIHPTDSSGDFCGQKGTSNAKKPILFYFNILKCANPAVLINLQCPTTQMCVSKCPDRFATYTDVRLQHAFNRSHWEYYRQFCRPGFNDPKKAVAHVLRDEDCPSVIVPSRPFFQRCLPDLTTRNGTLTVANRTAFKDALDTARSVSELRDAADGITALLEAKQFGMKIVEDYANSWAWILTGFILALIISLIFILLLRFTAALLIWFTIIAVFLLVAYGICRCYWEFTLLRETPEADVSITDMGIQTNLHVYLQLSQTWLIFLVSLVLTEASIVLMLVFLRKRVCIAIALLKEGSKAISYIMSALFYPIITFVMLAVCISYWAITAVFLASSGEAVYKVMSVQPNCKHANLTCSPDTFNRTNVTKQCPGAQCLFAFYGGESMYHRYIFLLQLSNLLVFLWLVNFTIALGQCTLAGAFASYYWAKRKPEDIPSCPVFASFFRAVRYHTGSLAFGSLILAFVQFLRIVLEYLHHKLKGTHNVFARFLLCCLKCCFWCLERFIRFMNRNAYIMIAIYGKSFCTSAREAFFLLMRNVVRVTVLDKLTDFLLFLGKILITGIVGVIAFYFFTHKIPVIQEEVPVLNNYWVPLLTVVFGSYLIAHGFFSVYAMCVDTLFLCFCEDLERNDGTTTKPFLMSPGLRGILRSVDQSPGKSRAVPHQCGIEE, via the exons gtgAGCCACAGAAGTTTGACCCGACATTCAAGGGCCCTGTCCATAACAG AAGCTGCACGGACGTGCTGTGCTGCTTGCTCTTCATCGTCGTCATCCTCGGCTACGCTGCACTCGGCATTGTGG CCTGGACACATGGAGACCCCAGGAAAGTGATCCATCCTACTGACAGCTCAGGAGACTTCTGCGGGCAGAAAGGCACGAGCAACGC TAAGAAACCCATCCTGTTCTACTTCAACATCCTGAAATGTGCGAATCCTGCTGTTTTGATAAACCTGCAGTGTCCCACCACTCAG ATGTGTGTTTCGAAGTGCCCGGACCGCTTCGCCACATACACGGACGTGCGGCTCCAACACGCCTTCAACAGGAGCCACTGGGAATATTACAGGCAGTTCTGCAGGCCGGGATTCAACGATCCAAAGAAG gcTGTGGCTCATGTGTTGCGTGATGAAGACTGTCCGTCTGTGATTGTGCCCAGCAGACCAT TTTTCCAGCGATGCCTTCCAGACTTAACGACGAGGAACGGCACGCTGACGGTTGCCAACAGAACGGCTTTTAAGGACGCGCTCGATACAGCGAGGAGTGTGAGTGAACTCAGGGATGCAGCtga TGGTATAACAGCTCTGCTGGAGGCCAAGCAGTTTGGCATGAAGATCGTGGAAGACTACGCCAACTCCTGGGCCTGGATTCTTAC agggtTCATTCTAGCACTGATCATCAGTTTGATCTTTATCCTGCTCCTGCGCTTCACTGCTGCCCTCCTGATCTGGTTCACTATCATCGCCGTCTTCCTGCTTGTAGCCTACG GAATCTGCCGTTGTTATTGGGAGTTCACTCTCCTTAGGGAGACTCCAGAAGCAGACGTCAGCATCACGGACATGGGCATCCAAACGAACCTACACGTCTACCTGCAGCTCAGCCAGACGTGGCTCATTTTCT TGGTCTCTCTGGTACTAACTGAAGCCTCCATAGTTTTAATGCTGGTCTTCCTGAGGAAGAGAGTGTGCATCGCTATCGCCCTGCTGAAAGAGGGCAGCAA gGCTATCAGCTACATCATGTCTGCGTTATTCTACCCAATCATCACTTTCGTGATGCTGGCTGTCTGTATCTCTTACTGGGCCATTACAGCTGT TTTTCTGGCTTCGTCCGGCGAAGCTGTGTACAAAGTGATGTCAGTGCAGCCCAACTGCAAACATGCCAACCTGACCTGCAGTCCAGAC ACGTTCAACAGGACCAACGTCACTAAGCAGTGTCCTGGAGCTCAGTGTCTCTTCGCATTCTATGGTGGCGAGAGCATGTATCACCGCTACATCTTTCTCCTGCAGCTGTCCAACCTGCTTGTCTTCCTCTGGTTGGTTAATTTCACCATTGCTCTGGGTCAGTGTACACTTGCCGGAGCCTTTGCTTCCTACTACTGGGCCAAGAGGAAACCTGAAGATATACCATCATGCCCGGTTTTTGCTTCCTTTTTCCGGGCTGTACG GTATCACACCGGGTCTCTGGCTTTCGGGTCACTGATATTAGCTTTCGTCCAGTTCTTACGGATTGTCCTTGAGTACCTGCACCACAAGCTCAAAG gAACTCATAATGTGTTTGCTCGCTTCCTGCTCTGCTGTTTAAAATGCTGCTTTTGGTGCCTGGAGCGTTTTATTCGCTTCATGAACAGAAACGCCTACATCATG ATTGCGATCTATGGAAAGAGTTTCTGCACATCAGCTCGGGAAGCTTTCTTTTTGTTAATGAGGAATGTTGTGAG GGTAACTGTGTTGGACAAGCTGACAGATTTCCTGCTCTTCTTAGGGAAAATCCTCATAACAGGGATCGTTG gTGTTATTGCCTTCTATTTCTTCACACACAAAATCCCAGTCATTCAGGAAGAAGTTCCAGTTCTGAATAATTACTGGGTGCCTCTGCTG ACGGTCGTGTTCGGCTCGTACCTGATCGCACACGGCTTCTTCAGCGTCTATGCAATGTGCGTGGACACACTGTTCCTGTGTTTCT GTGAGGACCTGGAGAGGAACGACGGCACCACGACCAAACCTTTCCTCATGTCTCCCGGGTTGCGTGGAATTCTGAGAAGCGTGGATCAAAGCCCCGGGAAATCCCGAGCAGTGCCGCATCAATGTGGCATTGAAGAATAG